TTTTCATAGGAATTTTCGGCATTCAAAATAAAGTAAAAGAATTAAAGGAATTCACTGATGTCTGCTGTTCCTGCGGCAAATACTCCAGGATGAAATTGCTTTATGAATATAATTGCTTTCATATTTTTTTCTTGCCCTTGTTTAAATGGGGGAGAAAATATTTTCTTGAAGCCAGATGCTGCAGAAGGGTCTTTGAGGTGCCTGACAATTACATAGACGAACTTTTAGAGGCTGATACTGTGGATTTTAGCAGGCTCACAGAAATTAACATGCCATACACATTATGTCCAAACTGCAGAAATTACGTGGATTCAGGATATAAATTCTGTCCCAACTGCGGCAGCAAACTGAAGCTTTAAAACTTGTAAATAAATTATTAAACAAGTATTGATTTTTAATGTCAGTTATTATAGAATAATAACAGCAATAGCAAAGGTGAACGTTTTTAATAAAACTGAATATAAAGTTCGCCCGTATATACCCGGTAATATGGTCCGGGTGTTTCTACCAGACTGCCGCAAATTGTCTGACTATGGGTGTTTGTAAGCATAATGCATAAAATGTTCAGATTTATTTCGTGTTGCTACATACAATATTTGCTTGTAAACTCCCTTATTTTTCATAAGGGAGTTTTATCTTTTAAAGATAAAACAATGTAGAAGGAGACGAACAATGGACTTGCTAAAAGAAAGAATAGTTAAGGAAGGCAGGGTAATTGGCAGCAGCATACTCAAGGTGGATGGCTTTTTAAATCATCAGATAGACATCCAGCTTTTAAATGAAATAGGCAGGGAATTCAAAAACAGGTTTTCCGATATAAAGGTTGACAAAATACTTACCATAGAATCTTCAGGAATTGGCCTTGCATGCATTACGGCTCAATACTTTAATGTTCCGGTGGTATTTGCTAAAAAAGCTCTGTCACTTAATCTTGACAAGGATGTATATGTTGCCGATGTTTTCTCCTATACTAAAAATACAGGATACAACGTATTTGTATCCGCCAAGTATTTAAGCAAAGGCGAAAACGTTCTTATAATCGACGATTTCTTAGCTAATGGACAAGCGGCTTTAGGCCTTATAAATATCATAGAACAGGCAGGGGCTACTGCCGTGGGAGTAGGAATAGTGATAGAAAAAGGCTTTCAGCAGGGAAGAAACCACATAGTGGAAAAGGGAATAAGGCTGGAATCCCTGGCTATAATAAAATCCATGGAGGACAACAAGGTTATATTTGAATAAAACTGCGGGTTTATAAAGCTTAAATAAACTTTGCCTGCAGTTTGAATATAAGTTAAAAGGCTAAATGATGAAGGAGGAAAAAACATGAAAAAAATAACCGGTATAGTGTTAAGCCTGGTCCTTTTATTATCTGTTTTATTGACAGGATGCGGCGGTTCACAGCAGGGAGGAACACCTACGGCAACTCCAACACCCACAGAACAGGCAGCAGAGCCATTGGTGGTAGGGTTCATCTACATAGGACCTGTTAATGACGGTGGATGGACAGAGGCTCACAACAACGGAAGACTTGAAATGGAAACAGCATTAGGCGACAAAGTTAAAACTCTCATAATGGAAAACGTTCCTGAAAGCGCTGATGTTGAAAAAGCAATGCGTGATATGATAGACCAGGGAGCAAAGGTTATATTCGCAACAAGTTTTGGATACCAGGATTATGTTGCAAAGGTTGCAAAAGAGTTTCCTGATGTAACTTTCCTTCACTGCTCAGGCAGCATTGATCTTCCAAATGTAGGAACATATTTCGGCAAAATGTATGAAGCAAGATACCTCTCAGGTATAGTTGCAGGTATGAAGACAGAAACTAATAAAATAGGATATGTTGCAGCAATGCCCATACCCGAAGTTATAAGAATGATAAACGCATTTACTCTTGGCGTACAGTCAGTTAACAAGGATGCAACCGTTGAAGTTACCTGGACAAATACATGGTATGATCCGGCTAAAGAAAAGGAAGCTGCAAAAGCGCTTCTTGACAAGGGCTGCGACGTACTTGCACAGCACCAGGATTCAACAGCCACACAGATAGCTGCTTCAGAAGCAGGAAAATTCTCAATTGGATATGACTTGGATCATCCGGAAAAAGTAAGCGGATACATGACAGCGCCAATCTGGCATTGGGGAAGCTACTATA
This genomic window from Oxobacter pfennigii contains:
- a CDS encoding zinc ribbon domain-containing protein, whose translation is MFFIGIFGIQNKVKELKEFTDVCCSCGKYSRMKLLYEYNCFHIFFLPLFKWGRKYFLEARCCRRVFEVPDNYIDELLEADTVDFSRLTEINMPYTLCPNCRNYVDSGYKFCPNCGSKLKL
- a CDS encoding xanthine phosphoribosyltransferase, with protein sequence MDLLKERIVKEGRVIGSSILKVDGFLNHQIDIQLLNEIGREFKNRFSDIKVDKILTIESSGIGLACITAQYFNVPVVFAKKALSLNLDKDVYVADVFSYTKNTGYNVFVSAKYLSKGENVLIIDDFLANGQAALGLINIIEQAGATAVGVGIVIEKGFQQGRNHIVEKGIRLESLAIIKSMEDNKVIFE
- a CDS encoding BMP family ABC transporter substrate-binding protein, with amino-acid sequence MKKITGIVLSLVLLLSVLLTGCGGSQQGGTPTATPTPTEQAAEPLVVGFIYIGPVNDGGWTEAHNNGRLEMETALGDKVKTLIMENVPESADVEKAMRDMIDQGAKVIFATSFGYQDYVAKVAKEFPDVTFLHCSGSIDLPNVGTYFGKMYEARYLSGIVAGMKTETNKIGYVAAMPIPEVIRMINAFTLGVQSVNKDATVEVTWTNTWYDPAKEKEAAKALLDKGCDVLAQHQDSTATQIAASEAGKFSIGYDLDHPEKVSGYMTAPIWHWGSYYIKTINEVLGGTWKPGSYWGPMSDGIVELAPLTSYAPEGAQAKIDEAKKAINDSSLKIFKGPLKDNTGIERVKEGQVMTDDEVWSMDWFVEGVIGKTN